The DNA sequence TGAAAAAAGGCCTCCCGGGTTTCCACCTCAACGGTCAGCCCCTTGGGGGTCACGATGGATACCGAAAAAACCGCCTCCCCCGTGAGCAGCATACGGCAAGCCGCCTTGGCCGCCAGAGCGGCGCAGCTGCCGGTGGTATAGCCACAGCGAAGGCGCTTCCCGCCGCTGTAGATGTAATGCTCAAAGGGCATAGGGTTCCTCTCCTTCCGGGAAAAGCCGATGCATATTCTCAACGGTCAATCAAAGGGGATAGACACCGCCAATTTTCCCGGTTCTCTGGGGAGAACCGGGAAGGGGCATTCCCCCTCACTCGGCAAAGCCGAGTGAAATTGGCGGCCTGCCGGGCCTCGGCTATTCTGCCAAGCCGGCCGCCTGCCTTGCATGCTCCAAATACAGCCGCCGAATCGCTGGATATTCGCCCAAACCTCTCAGCACACACTCCACCTCGAGGCCCTTGGCCTCCAGAATGCTTTTCCAGCTTTCGGGTTCCTCCCCCGCCATATCGTTGCGGGCATGATCTCCTGCAACCAGCATGAGGGGTGCCAGAAGCACCCGGTCAAAGCCTTCCTTGCAAATGGTATCCGTAATTTCCTCGATGCCGGGATAGGCTTCCACTGTGCCCACCAGTATATCCGGGCGGCCCATCTGCCGAAACATCATGCCCAGCGCCCCATACACCGTATTGACAGTGTGCTCGGTGCCATGGCCCATGAGAGCCACACAACGGCCAGTCTCAACAGGGAATGCCTCTGCAACAGCCTGCGCCACTGTGCGCATATCCTCTGTGGAGGCCAGCAGGGGCGGAGCAATGGTCAAGCTTTCAAAAAGGTTCTTTTTACGGTCAGCCTCGGCCAGAATCCGTTCGTATTCCTCACCATAGAGAAGATGAGTCGGCAGAACCACCACATTCTGCACTCCAGCCTCCTGTGCCTTTTGGAGAGAAGCAGCGAGATCATCGATCTCCACTCCCCGTTTTCGCCAGATCGACCGAATAATCGAGCTGGTAAAAGCCCGCATCAAGGTAT is a window from the Oscillospiraceae bacterium MB08-C2-2 genome containing:
- a CDS encoding sirohydrochlorin cobaltochelatase — protein: MKKALIVTSFGTTHKETLDRCIEAVEAFVAENMGDYTLMRAFTSSIIRSIWRKRGVEIDDLAASLQKAQEAGVQNVVVLPTHLLYGEEYERILAEADRKKNLFESLTIAPPLLASTEDMRTVAQAVAEAFPVETGRCVALMGHGTEHTVNTVYGALGMMFRQMGRPDILVGTVEAYPGIEEITDTICKEGFDRVLLAPLMLVAGDHARNDMAGEEPESWKSILEAKGLEVECVLRGLGEYPAIRRLYLEHARQAAGLAE